A single Stutzerimonas stutzeri DNA region contains:
- a CDS encoding TfoX/Sxy family protein, which produces MHDELLTLRNLGKTSAQWLHASGIHTADDLRRLGAVSAYQAVKSRGFSASRVLLYAIEGALRDVNWKDLPDALKTELNQHLASGDRPDKS; this is translated from the coding sequence ATGCACGACGAGTTGCTGACCTTGAGAAATCTGGGCAAGACATCCGCACAATGGCTGCATGCTTCGGGCATCCATACCGCTGATGATCTGCGACGGCTCGGCGCGGTCAGTGCTTACCAGGCAGTCAAGTCACGAGGATTCAGTGCGTCGCGGGTGCTGCTCTACGCCATCGAGGGCGCACTCAGAGACGTCAACTGGAAAGACCTGCCAGATGCCCTCAAGACCGAGTTGAACCAGCATTTGGCAAGCGGCGACCGCCCAGACAAGAGCTAG
- a CDS encoding AAA family ATPase has product MSQALIAALQNPALYPHPVEGFKVIETHISWVILTGSYAYKMKKPVNFGFLDFTDLADRKHFCEQELRLNQRMAPDLYLRVLPITGSADAPVIDGDGEPIEYLLQMREFPQTQLMAEVQARGELTDAHIDALAEQIARFHLNVAQVPSGHPLNSAEAIVAPMRQNFEQIRPLLAEQSDLQQLDALNDWTETSIARLQPLLKQRAEQGFIRECHGDLHLGNATIIDDKVVLFDCIEFNEPFRLIDIASDAAFLAMDLEDRGLKCQARRFINGWLERTGDYASLELLNLYKAYRALVRAKVNLFRLHQEQDAVQRRVILRQYRGYANLAESYSAIPSRFLAITHGVSAVGKSQVALRLVEALGAIRLRSDVERKRLLGEQPEALGTELDAGIYSAEAGETTYQRLHALAESALNAGFSVVIDATYLKQKQRQAAWLIAESTGVPFMILSCEAPDAVIEQWLGQRQAEGGDPSDATMAVIKAQQASREPLSEREQLLNRQISTPEAGSLDNLVNAIRHRLPGL; this is encoded by the coding sequence GTGAGCCAAGCATTGATCGCCGCGCTGCAAAATCCGGCCCTGTATCCCCATCCGGTCGAGGGTTTCAAGGTCATCGAAACCCACATCTCCTGGGTCATTCTGACCGGGAGCTATGCCTACAAAATGAAGAAGCCCGTGAATTTCGGCTTCCTCGACTTTACCGACCTGGCCGATCGCAAGCATTTCTGCGAGCAGGAGCTGCGCCTGAATCAGCGTATGGCGCCGGACCTTTATCTGCGTGTCCTGCCCATTACCGGCAGCGCCGACGCTCCGGTGATCGATGGCGATGGCGAGCCGATCGAGTACCTGTTGCAGATGCGCGAGTTTCCACAAACGCAGTTGATGGCCGAAGTACAAGCGCGCGGCGAACTGACCGACGCCCATATCGATGCCCTCGCCGAGCAGATCGCCCGGTTTCACCTCAACGTCGCGCAGGTGCCGAGCGGGCATCCGCTGAACAGCGCCGAGGCGATCGTTGCACCGATGCGGCAGAACTTCGAGCAGATCCGCCCACTGTTGGCAGAGCAATCCGATCTGCAGCAACTCGATGCGCTGAACGACTGGACGGAGACCAGCATCGCTCGCCTGCAGCCCTTGCTGAAGCAGCGTGCCGAGCAGGGATTCATCCGCGAATGCCATGGCGACCTGCACCTGGGCAACGCGACGATCATCGACGATAAGGTGGTGCTGTTCGATTGCATCGAGTTCAACGAGCCCTTCCGCCTGATCGACATTGCCTCCGACGCTGCCTTCCTGGCGATGGACCTTGAGGACCGCGGGCTCAAATGCCAGGCACGGCGCTTCATCAATGGCTGGCTGGAGCGCACCGGGGACTACGCGTCACTCGAACTGCTGAACCTGTACAAAGCCTATCGCGCGCTGGTACGCGCCAAGGTCAATCTGTTCCGCCTGCACCAGGAACAGGACGCGGTGCAGCGCCGGGTGATCCTGCGCCAATATCGTGGTTACGCGAACCTGGCCGAAAGCTACAGCGCCATTCCGTCCCGCTTCCTCGCCATCACCCATGGCGTATCGGCGGTAGGCAAGAGCCAGGTTGCACTGCGCCTGGTCGAGGCATTGGGCGCGATCCGGCTGCGTTCGGATGTCGAACGCAAACGATTGCTCGGCGAGCAGCCAGAAGCGCTCGGCACCGAACTGGACGCCGGCATTTACAGCGCCGAAGCGGGCGAGACCACCTACCAGCGGCTGCACGCCCTCGCCGAGTCCGCCCTGAACGCTGGCTTTTCAGTGGTCATCGATGCCACTTACCTCAAGCAGAAGCAGCGCCAGGCAGCCTGGCTGATAGCGGAATCGACCGGTGTTCCGTTCATGATCCTGTCCTGCGAGGCGCCCGATGCCGTCATCGAGCAATGGCTTGGCCAGCGCCAGGCCGAAGGCGGCGATCCGTCCGACGCAACCATGGCCGTGATCAAGGCCCAGCAGGCATCGCGCGAGCCGCTGAGCGAGCGTGAGCAGCTGCTCAACCGGCAGATCAGCACGCCCGAGGCGGGCAGCCTCGACAACCTGGTCAATGCGATTCGCCACCGACTGCCCGGGCTCTGA
- a CDS encoding class I SAM-dependent methyltransferase: MNDSVRLFSIRSNDYAQFRPSYPDSLFSWLAEQCPRTRCALDVAAGSGQATLGLLERFDQVLACDASLDQLRGSPDWRHAQRFAAQAEQLPLRNGRLDLMIVAQALHWFPTPAFFAEATRVLAPDGLFCAWCYSLLRIEPELDAVIGQLHGETLRGHWPLGRASVDAGYSDIEVPFATHEPPAFAIEARWNLAQLLGYLRTWSAVKHWQRTHGRDPVAALETELAQLWGDPERARGIRWPLHFIAGYPGR; encoded by the coding sequence ATGAATGACAGTGTCCGGCTTTTCTCGATTCGCTCCAACGATTACGCCCAGTTCCGCCCTTCTTACCCGGACAGCCTGTTCAGCTGGCTCGCCGAACAGTGCCCGCGCACCCGCTGCGCGCTCGATGTGGCGGCCGGCAGCGGTCAGGCGACCCTTGGCCTGCTGGAGCGCTTCGACCAGGTGCTTGCCTGCGATGCCAGCCTTGACCAATTGAGGGGCAGTCCGGATTGGCGCCACGCGCAACGCTTTGCCGCGCAGGCCGAGCAATTGCCGCTGCGCAACGGGCGGCTCGACCTGATGATTGTCGCGCAGGCGCTGCACTGGTTCCCAACCCCTGCGTTCTTCGCCGAAGCAACGCGAGTGCTGGCACCGGATGGGCTGTTCTGCGCCTGGTGCTACAGCCTTCTGCGCATCGAGCCCGAACTGGATGCGGTCATTGGCCAGTTGCATGGCGAAACGCTACGTGGTCATTGGCCGTTGGGCCGTGCCAGCGTCGATGCAGGCTATAGCGATATTGAGGTTCCGTTCGCAACCCACGAGCCGCCGGCTTTCGCCATCGAGGCTCGCTGGAACTTGGCCCAATTGCTGGGCTACCTGCGGACCTGGTCCGCCGTGAAGCACTGGCAACGAACCCACGGCAGGGATCCGGTGGCGGCGCTCGAGACCGAACTTGCGCAACTGTGGGGTGACCCGGAACGGGCGCGCGGGATTCGCTGGCCGCTTCATTTCATCGCTGGCTATCCGGGCCGATAG